Proteins encoded together in one bacterium window:
- a CDS encoding PD40 domain-containing protein, giving the protein MLKRKLLLLAASILLIFNFQALAQKRAFTIEDLYKIKSVGDAQVSPDSRKLLFTVAKYNLKKGQSNSDIFLMDLTNNEIVQMTRNKAADFHPRWSPDGKSFMFLSSRGKGLQIWLMPVNGGEPEKITDFPIGISDPIWADNNHIVFSADVFPEYGADFEKNKKESDSMGSGPLQAHMADKLLYRHWTAWADGKRTHTFILDVKSGDIKDLTPGDYNAPRFSLGGSGYAVSSDGKELCVVSNHDPDPWSSTNGDLWVCSSEHGYIKNISEQNRAFDGSPVYSPDGKYIAFLKQTIPGYESDKIRLAVYNRNTGKIRTLTESVDSWINEFVWSPDSKSIYFTANQKGDVPLFKVDLKSGRIKKLLTDRTLRGIAVSPDGKYIV; this is encoded by the coding sequence ATGTTAAAAAGAAAACTATTACTATTAGCAGCGTCAATCTTACTAATCTTTAATTTCCAGGCGCTGGCACAAAAACGCGCATTCACAATTGAGGATCTTTACAAGATTAAATCTGTGGGAGATGCGCAGGTTTCTCCGGACAGCAGAAAACTTCTATTTACAGTTGCAAAATACAATCTGAAAAAAGGCCAAAGTAATTCCGATATATTTTTAATGGATCTTACAAATAATGAAATTGTTCAAATGACCCGGAACAAAGCAGCGGATTTTCACCCTAGATGGTCACCTGACGGAAAAAGCTTTATGTTCCTATCTTCAAGGGGAAAAGGCCTGCAGATTTGGCTTATGCCTGTCAACGGCGGAGAACCGGAAAAAATCACTGATTTCCCAATAGGTATTTCAGATCCGATCTGGGCTGATAATAATCATATTGTTTTCTCTGCTGATGTGTTTCCCGAATACGGAGCTGATTTTGAGAAAAATAAAAAAGAGAGCGACTCTATGGGAAGCGGCCCCCTTCAGGCTCACATGGCAGATAAACTTCTGTACAGACACTGGACAGCATGGGCTGACGGAAAAAGAACTCATACATTTATTCTTGACGTAAAATCCGGAGACATTAAAGACCTTACTCCCGGAGATTACAATGCGCCGAGATTCTCTCTGGGTGGTAGTGGATATGCAGTATCCTCTGACGGGAAAGAACTCTGTGTTGTCTCAAACCACGATCCTGATCCATGGTCATCTACTAACGGAGACCTGTGGGTATGTTCTTCGGAACACGGTTACATAAAAAACATTTCGGAGCAGAACAGAGCTTTTGACGGCTCTCCCGTATATTCACCGGACGGAAAGTATATTGCATTTTTAAAACAGACAATTCCGGGATATGAATCTGACAAGATAAGGCTTGCTGTTTACAACAGAAACACAGGAAAAATCAGAACCCTGACGGAAAGTGTGGATTCATGGATAAACGAATTTGTCTGGTCTCCCGATTCAAAATCAATCTATTTTACAGCAAACCAAAAGGGAGACGTTCCTCTGTTTAAAGTTGATCTGAAATCAGGCAGAATAAAAAAACTGTTAACTGACAGAACCTTAAGAGGCATTGCAGTATCCCCTGACGGAAAATATATTGT